ACCGGCTCCTGCTTTGTATGAAATAACGCTCGATTCCACTATACACGGCTACATCGAACGCTATATTACCCAAGTTCATGTAGAGAAAAAGAGAGCGGTGGTCGCCCTTTCGTGGATGGGAATCGATGCCGGGCAATGCGTGTATCTGAGTCAAGTGAGCATCCACCCTCAAACGCAGCACCGCTATCCCCATTTTTGGGCGCGTCACCGAGACTATCTAGTCTTTGTCTATGACACAAAATATCCTACCCTCTTGGTTAACCCTCGGGCTCTACATCAGGAAATCGACCGGGTGCTGCAGCAACACAACCTGCAACTCATGACCCGCACCGATTTTATCGATGAGCCGCTGCCCTGGCGCATTGTCGAGCGGGGTAGGCAGGTGCGGATTGATACGGCCAAAAGGCTTCCCCAAGTCTACTTTGGCCGGAACGCTCCTCTCTAGGATCAAGCATCCTGGTCTTGTCTGTCCTGCTATTGGAGCGTTTTTTTGAACAAGATGATGTTGTTTCGTCCACGAAAACGCTCGATTTACGAAACGCCTAGCCGAGTACCTGTCCTGAAATAGATTACGAGTTATCAGAACCGTCACCCTGTTTCAGGACAAGACAGGCTAGACAACACGATAGGCTGGTGATGAACTAGGCGTAAGCAGCACTTAGCCCTGCGGTACGCCCCGTAAAAAGCTCCCTGGAGTCACTGTTTCGCGCAGGGCACCAACCCTGGTATGGCATAGTGGATTAGCAGGCGGGAGAACCTTTTCATTCTTGCGCTGGTTTTCGACACATCAACTCATGCGCATGTGTTATAGATATTTCCTACCTTTGCCACATGGATACCAAGTCTCTCGTCAAATTAGCCAAATCCCTGGGTGACCCTACCCGTCTTCGCTTGTTGCAGGAAATTGCAAAAGGGGATATCGCCGTGTGTGCCGACTTGTTTCAATACGTGCCCATCAGCCAGCCCTCGATGTCCCAGCACCTCAAAGCCCTCTCCGAAGCGGGCTTAATTGAGTCGCACAAAGAAGGCCGGAATATGCACATGTCCATCAATGCCGACAAGCTGCGGGAGTTGGAAGACTTCCTGCAACTGCTGAAACCGGCTAGTGCTAAGCTGTAACTAGCTCCTTGGCCCGTCGGCGGTATTGCCAACGGGTTTTTGCTTTAATAAAACATAATTAGTTGCTTATGTATTTATGATACGTACTTTTGCTAAAACTTAGTAAGAAGGGTAGCCGCTGCCAGCAAAGGCTTTTGCCTCTGCTTTTTTTTTGCCTTATCACATAAGTACATGCTTATTAGTTGATGAATTAGCATCATTTCGTCGCCTTTCACCGCACTTACCACTTCACCCACTACCCTCGTCTGGGTCGCTTTTTACTGATGAAACTATCTTCTCTTTTAGCCGGCAGCGTGCTGCTGGCGGGCTGCGCGGAGCAGCAAGCCCCGCAACAAATACTGGCCCCCCAGCCCTACCGGTACAAATACTGCATACCAGCACTGAAACCACGTATCAAGATTACCCGGCTTCCATTGAGGGCGTCGTCAACGTGGAGATTCGACCGCAGGTAGCGGGGGTGCTCGATCGTATCCTAGTGGATGAGGGAGCAGCCGTACGCAAAGGTCAGCCGCTGTTCAAAATCAACGACGCGCCCTACCGGGAGCGGCTGAATAATGCGCTAGCGGCTCAGCAAGCGGCGGTCGGGGCTGTGACCAGCGCGCAAGTGGAAGTCGACCGATTCGCCCCGCTGGTGCAGAACAAGGTCGTGTCGGAGGTGCAACTGCAAACGGCGCAGGCGGCCCTAGTTATAGCGAAAGCCAACTTGCAGCGCGCCAAGGCCGAGGTCAGCAGCGCCCGCATTAACCTCGGCTACACGACCATTAGTGCGCCAGTCAGCGGCTTTCTGGGGCGGCTGCAAACCAAGCAGGGCAGTCTGGTAGGCCCCACCGATGCCCAAGCCCTAACCCAACTCTCCGATGTGCACGAGGTGCATACCTACTTCTCGCTGGGGAAGACGACTTTATCACCTTCCGCCAGCAGTACGCCGGCCGGACGTTGCAAGACAAGCTTGCGCACTTGCCGCCGGTGGCCCTGGTGCTGGCCGACCAAAGCACTTACCCCACGCGCGGCAAAGTGGACATGGTCGACGGGCAGTTCAACAAAACGACGGGGGCCGTGACGCTGCGCGCCACCTTCCCCAATGCCAATGGGCTGCTGCGTTCGGGCAACACGGGCACCATCCGACTGGCCCTAGCGCACCCCAATGTGCTGCTGGTTCCCACCGCTGCTACGGTCGAGCTGCAGGACCGCGTGTTCGTGTACGCGGTGGGCGACAGCAACCGCGTTAGCCGTCAGGCCATCACTATTCAGGGCAAGAGCGGCGCCAACTACCTGGTGAGCGAGGGCGTGAAAAACGGCTCCCGCATCGTGCTGCAGGGGGTGGACCACTTGCAGGAAGGCCAAATCATTCAGCCCACTCAGGTTCCGAAGGCCAGCGCCGCCGTGCCGGGCAAGGTCGCTGCTCAATCCGTTCAGAATTAATCGTTTTCGGTCATGTTTAAAGTATTTATTGAGCGGCCCGTGCTGGCCACCGTCATCTCCATCTTGTTGGTGATTTTGGGGGGCTGGCCTTGTGGAAGCTGCCGCTTCAGCAGTTTCCCGACATTGCGCCCCCGCGGTGCTGGTGACCGCTACTTATCCGGGGGCGAATGCCGAGACGCTGCTGCGCTCGGTGGCACCCTCGCTGGAAGAATCCATCAACGGCGTGGAGAACATGGTGTACATGAGCTCGACGGCCAGCAACGACGGCTCGCTGGCGATTACGGTGAGTTTCCGGCTGGGCACCGACCCCGACCAGGCGGCCGTGAACGTGCAGAACCGGGTGGCGCAGGCCACCAGCCAATTGCCGGCCGAGGTGGTGCAGCAGGGCGTGACCGTGGCCAAGCAGCAGAACAGCATGGTGGTTGTGCTCAACCTTTACTCCGATGATGCGCGCCAGTACGACCAAACCTTTTTAACCAACTACGCCCAAATCAACCTGGTGCCCGAGCTCAAGCGCATTCCGGGCATCGGGTCGGCGGTACTGTTTGGGGGCAACCGCGCCTACTCCATGCGCATCTGGCTGAACCCCGCGCAGCTGGCCAGCTACAACCTCACCCCGGCCGAGGTGATGGCCGCCATCCAAGACAAAAACCTGGAGGCCGCCCCGGCCGCCTGGGCGAGAGCAGCCAGGAAGCCTTCGAGTACGTCATCAAGTACAAAGGCAAGCGCAGCCAGCCCACGGACTACGAAAACATGATCGTCCGGGCCAATGCCGACGGCTCGATGCTGCGCCTCAAGGACGTGGCGCGCGTCGAATTCGGCTCGGCGACCTACAACGGCGACGTGCGCATTTCGGGCAAGCCGGGCATCAACATCGGCATCTTCCAAACGGCCGGCTCGAACGCCAACGAGCTGCAGATTGCCGTGGCGCAGGTGATGCAGAAGCTGGAAAAAAACCTGCCCAAAGGCGTGAAGCAGCAGACGCTCTACACCACCAAAACGGCGCTGGATGCCTCCATCGAGCAGGTGGAGCACACGCTGGTGGAGGCCTTTATCTTAGTGTTCATCGTGGTGTTCATCTTCCTGCAGGATTTCCGCTCGACCTTGATCCCGGCCATTGCCGTGCCGGTGGCCATCGTGGGCACGTTCTTCTTCATGCAGCTGGTGGGCTTTTCCATCAACCTGCTCACGCTCTTTGCGCTGGTACTGGCCATCGGCATCGTGGTCGATGACGCCATTGTGGTGGTGGAGGCCGTGCACAGCAAGCTGGAGGAAGGCGCCCACTCGGTTAAAGCGGCCACCACGCAGGCCATGAGCGAAATTACCGGGGCCATTATCTCCATTACCCTGGTGATGGCGGCCGTGTTTCTGCCGGTGGGCTTAATGGACGGCTCGACGGGGGTTTTTTACCGCCAGTTTGCCTTTACCATGGCCATTGCCATCGTTATTTCGGCCGTCAACGCCTTGACGTTGAGTCCCGCCCTGGCGGCGCTCTTTCTCAAGCACACCCCGCACGACGGGGACCACGCCGCCCGAGCACGTTTAAAACCCGCTTTTTTGCGGGCTTCAACCGCAGCTTCGAGCGGCTGACTAGCCGCTACGTGGGTAGTATCAAGTTCCTGCTCCGCCACAAGTGGGTGGGGCTGAGCGGCCTGGTGCTGGTAGCCGTGCTTACCGGCTGGCTGGCCAAGCGCACGCCCTCCGGCTTTATCCCGTCGGAAGACCAGGGCTTTGTGGCTATTGCCATGTCCTTGCCGGCCGGCGCGTCGCTCGACCGCACCAACCACGTGGGCTTGCAGCTGGAGGAGCAACTACGGACCATGCCGTCCGTCGAGAAAATCAATTTGCTGACGGGCTTTAGCATCCTGACTTCGTCGAACAGCGCCTCGGCGCTCACGGCGTTCGTTATTCTGAAACCCATCCCGGAGCGGGGCGAAGTGCAGGACATCAACGCCATCATGGCCACCATCCGCGAAAAGGCGGCCGCGACCATCAAGGGGGCCGATACGTTCGTGTTTACCACGCCCACCGTGCCGGGCTTTGGCAACGTGGAAGGCCTGGAAGTGGTGTTGCAGGACCGCACCGGCGGCGAGCTGCCCAAGCTCGGGCGGGTAGGCCAGGACTTTATCGCCGAGTTGATGAAGCAGCCAGCTATTGGCGTCGCCTTCACCTCATTCCGGGCCGACTATCCTCAACTGGAGGCGGAAGTGGACGAAGTGAAAGCGGCCCAATTGGGCGTGGGCGTGCAGCGCGTGCTGCAAACCATGCAGGCCTACTTCGGCAGCGCCCAGGCCTCGGATTTCAACCGCTTTGGCAAGTACTACCGGGTGGTGGTGCAGGCCGACAAGGCCAACCGCGCCGACCCCTCGGCCCTGAACGGGGTGTTTGTGAAAAACGACCGGGGCGAGATGGTACCCCTGGCCACGCTGGTGCGCCTCAAGCGGGTGTTCGGGCCGGAAACGGCCTCGCGCTACAACCTCTTCAATGCCTTGACCATTAACGCGGTGCCCAAAAAAGGCTATAGCTCCGGCGATGCCATCAAGGCCGTGGAGCTGGTAGCCGAGAAGTACTTGCCCTCGGGCTACACCTACGAGTTTTCGGGCTTGACGCGCGAGGAAATCTCGTCGGGCAATCAGTCGACTGTCGTGTTCCTGATGTGTTTGGTGTTCGTGTATTTCCTGCTGGCGGCCCAGTACGAGAGCTACATTCTGCCCTTTGCCGTGCTGCTGTCGCTGCCGGCGGGCATGGTCGGGGTGTTCGCGGCCATCGGCTTTGCCGGCATCACCAACAACATCTACGTGCAAGTGGCTTTGATTATGCTTATTGGCCTGCTGGCTAAGAACGCCATCCTCATTGTGGAGTTTGCCTTGCAGCGCCGCCACGCGGGCGAGCCGCTGGTGCAGGCCGCGCTCAATGCCTCGGCTTCGCGCCTGCGCCCCATCCTGATGACCTCGCTGGCCTTCGTGGTCGGGCTGCTGCCCATGATGCGGGCTCAGGGTCCTTCCGCGCAGGGCAACCATTCCATCAGCATCGGGGCCGCGGGCGGCATGCTCACGGGCGTGGTGCTCGGCCTGTTCCTCATCCCGTTGCTATTCGTGATTTTTCAACGCCTGAACGAGCGCCTCAGCGGTACGCCCGGTTCCCAAGCGCCCAGCCCGGCTTCCGCTGAGTTGAAGCGGGTGCCGGCCCACGCCACGGTTAGCTAACCCCCATGACTACTTCTAGAAAAACTCTCTGGCACCAGCTACCGCTGGTGCTGGCCGGGCTGCTATTGGCAGCCTCCTGCAACGTGTCGAAAGACGTCCCCCTGCCTGCCCTGCCGCTGCCGGCCACCTACCGCACGGCAACCAACGCCGATACAACTTCCGTGGTCAACTTGCCGTGGCGAAGCTTTTTCACCGAGCCGGCCTTGCAGCAACTGCTCGACAGCGCCACTCGGCGCAACAACGACTTGCAGCAAGCTATTCAGAATATCGCCTCGGCGCAGGCCACGCTCAAGCAGGCTCGGCTCGGCTACTTTCCGGCCGCGACCTTGCAAGCGGGCGTAACGACCAATCGGCCCTCCAACAACAGCCTGAACGGTATTTCCCTCAGCCAGTTTCTGGGCACCAAGCACATCGAGGATTACAATCTAGCGCCGGCCATCAGCTGGGAAGCCGACATCTGGGGCAAAATCCGCAGCCGCAAGCAGGAGGCGCTGGCCGCCTACCTGCAAAGCCAGGAAGCCCGCAAAGCCGTGCAAACGCAGGTGGTGGCGCAAGTGGCCCAGGGCTATTACAACCTGCTCATGCTGGACACCCAGTTGGCCGTGGCCCGGCGCAACTTCGCCCTCACCGACAGTACCCTGCGCTTCACCCGGCTGCAGTTCACCGCTGGCCAAGTAACGGCCCTGGCTGTGCAGCAGGTCGAGGTGCAGCGCCTGACGGCGGCCGGCCTCATCCCGAGTTCGAGCAGGCCATCACGGTGCAGGAAGATGCCCTGAGCATCTTGGCCGGGCGGATGCCAGGCGGCATTAGCCGCACCGGCAACCTGCTGCGGGTGCAAGTGCCGGTGGTGGCCGCGGGCGGGGTGCCGGCGGCGCTCCTGGCCCGGCGGCCCGACGTGCGCAGTGCCGAGCTGGCCCTCGACCGGGCCAACGCCACGGTGGGCTACACCAAAGCGCAACTCTACCCCACGCTGGCCATCACGGCCCAGGGCGGCCTCAACGCCTTCCAGGCCAGCAATTGGTTTAGCGTGCCGGCCTCGCTGTTTGGCACGGCCGCCGCGGGGCTCACCCAGCCATTGTTTCAGCGCGGGGCGTTGCGCACGCAGTACCAGCAGGCCCAGATTGACCGCGAGCGGACGGTGATTCAGTTCCGCCAGCAGGTGCTGGTGGCGGTGGGCGAAGTATCGGATGCCTTAGGACAAATCACGCGCACGCAGACCCAGCAGGCCATCGCCACGGAGCGCGTGCAGGTGTTGCGCCAAGCAACGACCAATGCCAACCTGCTGTTCCGTAGCGGCTTGGCCAGCTACCTGGAAGTCATCACGGCCCAGAGTAACGCGCTGCAAAGCGAACTGGAGCTGGCTTCGCTGAAACGCACCCAGCTAGGGGCCAATGTGGAGTTGTACCGGGCCGTGGGCGGTGGCTGGCAATAGGAAACGTCTTACAAGCTGCTATCGACTCTGTTCACCCTCCCTACTTCGGCCAGCGAATGCCAAGCAAAATCCTCCTCTCCCCACCCTCCTGTTATGGATACCAAGTCTCTCGTCAAGCTAGCCAAGTCCCTGAGCGACCCCAGCCGCCTGCGCATGTTGCAGGAGATTGCGCGGGCGCAGCGGCTGGGATGCGCCCATCTGTTTGAGGTTGTGCCCATCAGTCAGCCAGCTATGTCGCATCACGTCAAGGCGCTGGTAGATGCGGGGCTGGTTGATTCGTGTAAGGAAGGCCGCAACATGTATTTGACTATCAATACAGAAAAGCTGCAGGAGCTGGAAAGCTTTCTGCAGTTGCTGAAGATGAGGTAGTTCTCTGACCGCCAGCCACTGCTTAACAATGCGTTTTCAGGAAGGGACGAAGCAGGTCCTTGTCGTGGAAACGATAAATTACTCAACTCCCATCCCATGAAAATCGGAATCATTGGCACCGGCCCCGTCGGCGGCTCCCTGGCCAAAAACCTGGCTGCTCTCGGCCACCAAGTGAAAGTAACCAACACCCGCCAGCCGACCGAGCTGGCTCGCAAAGCCCAGGAATTGGGGGCTAGCCCTGCCACCCTGCCAGACGTGGTGCAGGACGTGGACCTTGTGTTTATCGCCGTGCCGTTCAAGGTGCTTGCCGAGTTTCCCAAGGACCTGTTCCGGTCGCTACCCCCGAGGTAATCGTGGTGGACACCGGCAACTACTATCCCTTCCGCGACGAGAAAATCGAGGCACTGGAGCAAGGCCAGCCGGAGAGTGTGCTGGCGGCCGAGCAGCTGGGCCGCCCCTCCTGAAAGCCTTCAACAACCTGCTGGCCGAGACGATTGCCAACGGCGGCACCGTTCCCGGCACGCCCGGCCGCATTGCCCTTTCCATTGCGGGCGACGACGCGCGCGCCAAACAAATCCTATCCGACCTCTGCAACGACTTCGGCTTCGACGTGGTGGACGGGGGTAGCCTGGCCGACTCGTGGCGGCAGCAGCCGGGCACGCCGGCCTACTGCACCGACCTCACGGCCCCCGAGCTGACCCAGGCCCTGGCCAACGCCGTGCCCGGCAAGGCCCCGCAGATACGCGATGAGATTATCTCGGAACTGCTGCAACGCGAAGCGTGGCCTACGCGCAAAGAAGTGGTGGCCGGCAACCGCGCCCGGCAGCTAGGTAAGGGGTAGCCGGACCATGCTAATTCCTAGGTTCTTTTTAACAAAATCTCAAGCTACTATCATGGCAACTACCATCCTGCACTCGGCGCAAGCTAAATCTATCGGCGGCCGCGACGGCCGTATTGAATCAACCGACCATGTGCTCAACCTGGAGCTGACCATGCCCCGCAGCCTAGGCGGCCGGGCCCGCGAAGGCGCCACCAACCCCGAGCAGCTCTTTGCTGCCGGCTACGCCGCCTGCTTCGGCAATGCCGTCATTCACATTGCGCGCCAAGTCAAGGTGAACGTGGGCGACATCTCCGTAGATGCCCAGGTAGAGCTGTTCATGAACGAAGAAAACCTGCCCACCCTCGGCGTCGCCCTGCAAGCCAACCTGCCCGGCGTAGACCAAGCCCAGGCCGAGGAAATTGTGGAAAAGGCCCACCATACCTGCCCCTACTCGCGCGCCACGCGCGGCAACATCGACGTGAAGCTCACCGTCACCACCGACGCCGCAGTAGCCGCCTAGGCAGCCACGTTCGGCAGAGCGAACCTTGTGCCCGGCTCAAGAGCGATTCTAGACCAGGCGCAAGGTTCTCAGGTCAGCTCAGCTCAGCCCGCCTGTTGGGCGAACTGATGTAACCCCCTTCTTTTCACGCTTACGCATTCGCTTTATGAAGATTGGCATTATCGGCACTGGTTCCATCGGGGCTCCCCTCGCGCAAAAGCTGGTGGCTGCCGGCCACCAAGTGAAAGTAACCAACACCCGCCAGCCCGACGAGTTGGCCCAAAAAGCCCGGGAGCTAGGCGTGGCCCCTGCCACCCTGCCGGAAGTAGTGCAGGACGTGGACGTGGTGTTCGTCAGCATCCCCCTGCATGCCATTCCGAAGCTCCCCGCTGGCCTGCTGCGCGACCTGCCCACGGAGGTGGTGGTGGCGGATACCAGCAACTACTACCCGCAACGGGACGAGAAAATCGACGCCTTAGAAAACGGGCAAGTCGAAAGCGTGTGGGTGGCCGAGCAGCTGGGTCGCCCCATCATCAAAGCCTATAACAATATCCTGTCCCAGACGCTGGTTGCGGGCAGCACTGCCCCGGTACGCCCGGCCGCATTGCCATTTCGGTAGCCGGCGACGACGAGCGTGCCAAGCAGGTAGTAGCTGCGCTCATCAACGACACCGGCTTCGACGTGGTGGACGGGGGTAGCCTGGCCGACTCGTGGCGGCAGCAGCCGGGCACGCCGGCCTACTGCAC
This window of the Hymenobacter volaticus genome carries:
- a CDS encoding ArsR/SmtB family transcription factor gives rise to the protein MDTKSLVKLAKSLGDPTRLRLLQEIAKGDIAVCADLFQYVPISQPSMSQHLKALSEAGLIESHKEGRNMHMSINADKLRELEDFLQLLKPASAKL
- a CDS encoding efflux RND transporter periplasmic adaptor subunit, whose protein sequence is MPYHISTCLLVDELASFRRLSPHLPLHPLPSSGSLFTDETIFSFSRQRAAGGLRGAASPATNTGPPALPVQILHTSTETTYQDYPASIEGVVNVEIRPQVAGVLDRILVDEGAAVRKGQPLFKINDAPYRERLNNALAAQQAAVGAVTSAQVEVDRFAPLVQNKVVSEVQLQTAQAALVIAKANLQRAKAEVSSARINLGYTTISAPVSGFLGRLQTKQGSLVGPTDAQALTQLSDVHEVHTYFSLGKTTLSPSASSTPAGRCKTSLRTCRRWPWCWPTKALTPRAAKWTWSTGSSTKRRGP
- a CDS encoding efflux RND transporter periplasmic adaptor subunit; its protein translation is MVDGQFNKTTGAVTLRATFPNANGLLRSGNTGTIRLALAHPNVLLVPTAATVELQDRVFVYAVGDSNRVSRQAITIQGKSGANYLVSEGVKNGSRIVLQGVDHLQEGQIIQPTQVPKASAAVPGKVAAQSVQN
- a CDS encoding TolC family protein translates to MTTSRKTLWHQLPLVLAGLLLAASCNVSKDVPLPALPLPATYRTATNADTTSVVNLPWRSFFTEPALQQLLDSATRRNNDLQQAIQNIASAQATLKQARLGYFPAATLQAGVTTNRPSNNSLNGISLSQFLGTKHIEDYNLAPAISWEADIWGKIRSRKQEALAAYLQSQEARKAVQTQVVAQVAQGYYNLLMLDTQLAVARRNFALTDSTLRFTRLQFTAGQVTALAVQQVEVQRLTAAGLIPSSSRPSRCRKMP
- a CDS encoding TolC family protein, with protein sequence MQEDALSILAGRMPGGISRTGNLLRVQVPVVAAGGVPAALLARRPDVRSAELALDRANATVGYTKAQLYPTLAITAQGGLNAFQASNWFSVPASLFGTAAAGLTQPLFQRGALRTQYQQAQIDRERTVIQFRQQVLVAVGEVSDALGQITRTQTQQAIATERVQVLRQATTNANLLFRSGLASYLEVITAQSNALQSELELASLKRTQLGANVELYRAVGGGWQ
- a CDS encoding ArsR/SmtB family transcription factor, translating into MDTKSLVKLAKSLSDPSRLRMLQEIARAQRLGCAHLFEVVPISQPAMSHHVKALVDAGLVDSCKEGRNMYLTINTEKLQELESFLQLLKMR
- a CDS encoding NAD(P)-binding domain-containing protein, giving the protein MKIGIIGTGPVGGSLAKNLAALGHQVKVTNTRQPTELARKAQELGASPATLPDVVQDVDLVFIAVPFKVLAEFPKDLFRSLPPR
- a CDS encoding NADPH-dependent F420 reductase, which encodes MPSFPRTCSGRYPRGNRGGHRQLLSLPRRENRGTGARPAGECAGGRAAGPPLLKAFNNLLAETIANGGTVPGTPGRIALSIAGDDARAKQILSDLCNDFGFDVVDGGSLADSWRQQPGTPAYCTDLTAPELTQALANAVPGKAPQIRDEIISELLQREAWPTRKEVVAGNRARQLGKG
- a CDS encoding organic hydroperoxide resistance protein, coding for MATTILHSAQAKSIGGRDGRIESTDHVLNLELTMPRSLGGRAREGATNPEQLFAAGYAACFGNAVIHIARQVKVNVGDISVDAQVELFMNEENLPTLGVALQANLPGVDQAQAEEIVEKAHHTCPYSRATRGNIDVKLTVTTDAAVAA
- a CDS encoding NAD(P)-binding domain-containing protein — protein: MKIGIIGTGSIGAPLAQKLVAAGHQVKVTNTRQPDELAQKARELGVAPATLPEVVQDVDVVFVSIPLHAIPKLPAGLLRDLPTEVVVADTSNYYPQRDEKIDALENGQVESVWVAEQLGRPIIKAYNNILSQTLVAGSTAPVRPAALPFR